Proteins from one Lacrimispora sphenoides genomic window:
- a CDS encoding TetR/AcrR family transcriptional regulator, which translates to MSAQVKDTHLAILEAGRKEFLEYGYEGASLRRIAREASVTTGAIYGYFPSKEALFDALTGDAADGLLEKYRQVHDEFAGLSPGEQAASLDHITDDTIPWMINYIYDRFDIFKLFFCKNSAGGCDSYFAQLVKIEEKSSWDFINAMKESGHEVMDIDGTLIHILSRSFFQHILEFVAHDVPREKALSYSLVLGTFQHAGWKKIMGL; encoded by the coding sequence ATGAGCGCTCAGGTAAAAGATACACATCTTGCCATTTTGGAGGCGGGCAGAAAGGAATTTTTGGAGTATGGCTATGAGGGGGCTTCCCTAAGAAGGATTGCCAGGGAGGCTTCTGTTACAACAGGAGCCATATATGGGTATTTCCCAAGCAAGGAGGCGCTTTTTGATGCATTGACCGGAGATGCGGCAGATGGGCTCCTGGAAAAGTACAGACAGGTTCATGACGAATTTGCAGGTCTGTCTCCCGGTGAGCAGGCGGCTTCCCTGGATCATATTACCGATGATACGATTCCCTGGATGATCAACTATATTTATGACCGGTTTGATATATTCAAGCTGTTTTTTTGTAAGAACAGCGCGGGAGGTTGTGATAGCTATTTCGCTCAGCTGGTTAAAATCGAAGAGAAATCAAGCTGGGATTTTATCAATGCCATGAAAGAATCGGGGCATGAGGTTATGGATATTGACGGCACCTTGATCCACATCTTATCCCGATCATTTTTCCAGCATATTTTAGAGTTTGTGGCCCATGATGTCCCAAGGGAAAAAGCTCTTTCCTACTCGCTGGTTCTGGGGACCTTCCAGCACGCAGGGTGGAAGAAGATTATGGGACTTTGA
- a CDS encoding cysteine ABC transporter substrate-binding protein, protein MKKKLLGALLGITMVAGLLAGCGQAKDNGGNTGGAAAKARTLSEIKESGTIKIGVFSDKNPFGYVDSNGKIQGYDVYLAKRLAKDLLGSEDKVEFVYVEAASRVEYLKSAKVDVILANFTVTDERKEQVDFALPYMKVALGVVSPDAALINDVAQLKDKTLIVVKGTTAETYFSENHPEIKLLKFDEYQEAYDALLDGRGDAFSTDNTEVLAWALQNKGFTVGIESIGNLDTIAPAVQKGNKDLLDWINSEIETLGKEQFFHKDFEETLKPVYGDEIDPENLVVEGGQV, encoded by the coding sequence ATGAAGAAGAAATTACTAGGTGCATTATTAGGCATTACTATGGTGGCAGGTCTTTTGGCAGGCTGCGGCCAGGCAAAGGACAATGGAGGAAACACCGGAGGGGCAGCTGCAAAGGCAAGAACCTTATCCGAGATCAAGGAATCCGGAACCATTAAAATCGGCGTATTCAGCGACAAGAATCCTTTTGGATATGTGGATTCCAACGGAAAGATCCAGGGCTATGATGTATATCTTGCAAAGCGGCTGGCAAAAGATTTACTTGGAAGTGAGGATAAGGTTGAATTCGTATATGTAGAGGCTGCCAGCCGGGTGGAATATTTAAAATCCGCCAAGGTGGATGTGATTTTGGCTAATTTCACTGTTACTGACGAGAGAAAGGAGCAGGTGGATTTCGCACTTCCTTATATGAAGGTGGCTCTTGGTGTCGTATCTCCTGATGCAGCTCTGATTAACGATGTGGCACAATTAAAGGATAAGACCCTTATCGTGGTAAAGGGAACTACGGCTGAAACTTATTTTTCCGAAAATCATCCGGAAATAAAGCTGTTAAAGTTTGATGAGTATCAGGAAGCTTATGACGCTCTTCTTGACGGAAGAGGAGATGCCTTCTCTACCGATAATACGGAAGTTCTTGCATGGGCTCTTCAGAATAAGGGATTCACGGTAGGAATTGAGTCCATTGGAAATCTGGATACCATTGCTCCGGCCGTACAGAAAGGAAATAAGGATCTTCTGGATTGGATCAACAGCGAGATCGAAACTCTTGGCAAGGAGCAGTTCTTCCATAAGGATTTTGAGGAGACTCTAAAGCCTGTATATGGAGATGAGATCGATCCTGAAAATCTGGTTGTGGAAGGCGGCCAGGTTTAA
- a CDS encoding amino acid ABC transporter ATP-binding protein, with translation MSQEMILKTENLRKSYESGQPVLKDISFTLEKGEVVVVVGPSGCGKSTFLRCLNMLEPIDSGTIQFKDRIIDRGKRDVYEIRQKIGMVFQSYDLFPHKTILGNIILAPIKVQKRDKKEVTAEAEQLLARVGLLDKKDSYPRQLSGGQKQRVAIVRALIMHPEILLLDEITAALDPEMVREVLQVVLELAKDGMTMVIVTHEMEFAKAVADRVLFMDHGVVVEESLPDEFFTSPRTERAKQFLNTFHYEAL, from the coding sequence ATGAGTCAGGAAATGATTTTAAAGACAGAGAATCTTAGGAAGTCCTACGAAAGCGGGCAGCCGGTTTTAAAGGATATCTCCTTTACCTTGGAAAAAGGAGAGGTAGTGGTGGTCGTAGGACCTTCCGGCTGCGGAAAAAGTACCTTTTTACGATGTCTCAACATGCTAGAGCCTATTGATTCCGGTACCATTCAGTTTAAGGACCGGATCATTGACAGGGGCAAACGGGATGTTTATGAAATAAGACAGAAGATCGGCATGGTATTCCAGAGTTACGATTTATTCCCACATAAGACCATTCTGGGAAATATTATTCTGGCTCCTATAAAGGTGCAGAAAAGGGATAAAAAAGAGGTGACAGCGGAAGCAGAACAGCTTCTGGCCAGAGTAGGGCTTCTGGATAAAAAGGATTCTTATCCCAGGCAGCTCTCCGGCGGGCAGAAGCAAAGAGTGGCTATTGTACGGGCGCTTATCATGCATCCGGAGATCCTGCTCTTAGACGAGATCACGGCAGCCCTGGACCCGGAGATGGTACGGGAGGTGCTGCAGGTGGTGTTAGAACTGGCAAAGGACGGAATGACCATGGTCATTGTCACACATGAAATGGAATTTGCTAAGGCGGTGGCTGACCGTGTCCTGTTCATGGATCATGGCGTTGTAGTGGAAGAGAGCCTGCCGGATGAATTTTTCACCTCACCCCGGACAGAGCGGGCAAAACAGTTTTTAAATACGTTTCATTACGAAGCGTTATAA
- a CDS encoding amino acid ABC transporter permease produces MQNLGIRILFEGNNFLRLFGGLLVSLKIAVLSMFLSVGLGILLGMVMTSKKRPVRFFTRIYLETVRIMPQLVLLFLVYFGAAKHLNVNFSGEMAAVIVFTFWGTAEMGDLVRSALESIPAHQYQSGFGLGMTELQVYRYIVIPQTVRRLLPSVMNLLTRMIKTTSLVVLIGVIEVVKVGKQIIDSSRYTVPDAALWVYGVIFILYFVICYPFSRAAALLDKKLKD; encoded by the coding sequence ATGCAGAATTTGGGAATTAGAATACTGTTTGAGGGAAATAATTTTCTGCGGTTGTTCGGCGGTCTCCTGGTATCACTTAAGATCGCAGTTTTATCCATGTTTTTATCCGTGGGACTTGGAATACTCCTAGGAATGGTGATGACCAGCAAAAAAAGGCCGGTCCGGTTTTTTACAAGGATTTATCTGGAGACAGTCCGGATCATGCCTCAGCTGGTTCTATTGTTTCTCGTTTACTTTGGAGCTGCAAAGCATTTGAATGTGAATTTTTCCGGTGAAATGGCCGCGGTCATTGTATTCACTTTTTGGGGGACGGCAGAAATGGGAGATCTGGTGCGAAGCGCTCTGGAATCCATACCGGCTCATCAGTATCAAAGCGGCTTTGGTCTGGGAATGACGGAGCTTCAAGTGTACCGGTATATTGTGATTCCCCAAACGGTACGCAGGCTGCTTCCGTCGGTCATGAACCTTTTGACGAGAATGATCAAAACCACTTCTCTTGTTGTACTAATCGGTGTGATTGAGGTGGTTAAGGTTGGAAAACAGATCATTGACTCCTCCAGGTACACGGTACCTGATGCGGCCCTCTGGGTATACGGAGTGATCTTCATTCTGTACTTTGTGATTTGTTACCCGTTTTCCAGGGCTGCTGCCCTGCTAGATAAAAAATTAAAGGATTGA
- a CDS encoding amino acid ABC transporter permease: MDFEFIRAYMPLYAEAAGMTLRISFLGILLSAAIGLLCSLVKIFKIPVLKSIVNGYIEVSRNTPLLIQLFFLYFGLPKIGVVLSSESCAVTGLAFLGGSYMAEAFRTGIEQVPVIQSESGLSLGLTREQVFRYIILPQAVTTSVPVFCANIIFLIKETSVFSAVALADLMFVAKDLIGIYYKTDEALLMLVAAYLIILLPISLFCSWIERRVRYAEFGN; encoded by the coding sequence ATGGATTTTGAGTTTATTCGTGCCTATATGCCGTTGTATGCAGAGGCGGCAGGTATGACACTTCGAATATCTTTTCTGGGGATCCTGCTGTCAGCAGCCATTGGCCTTTTGTGTAGCCTGGTTAAGATTTTTAAGATACCGGTGTTAAAGAGTATTGTGAATGGCTATATTGAGGTATCCAGAAATACGCCTCTTTTGATCCAGCTGTTTTTTTTATACTTCGGACTTCCTAAAATCGGTGTTGTTTTAAGCTCTGAAAGCTGTGCAGTCACAGGGCTGGCATTTTTAGGAGGAAGCTACATGGCGGAAGCATTCCGCACGGGAATTGAACAGGTACCGGTCATCCAGTCAGAATCGGGACTCAGCCTGGGACTTACAAGAGAGCAGGTTTTTCGGTATATCATCCTTCCTCAGGCGGTTACCACCTCGGTCCCTGTATTTTGTGCCAACATCATATTTCTTATAAAAGAAACATCGGTATTCAGTGCGGTTGCACTGGCTGACTTAATGTTTGTGGCAAAGGATCTGATAGGAATTTATTATAAAACAGATGAGGCCCTCTTAATGCTGGTGGCAGCATACTTAATCATCCTGCTGCCGATATCCTTATTCTGTTCCTGGATAGAAAGGAGGGTCCGCTATGCAGAATTTGGGAATTAG
- a CDS encoding methyl-accepting chemotaxis protein, translated as MKYLRNKLLLFISLLLIFTVIFLTTISSILYYRSSMAEAKQNSSYLAAAYQQGIDSVLNIYRNELKVTASKSFLTDGRTSDSEKKRLLDEEAEASGFHYITVADAQGTNNKGDQIADQDFFTEAQKGVVYISDPFLNEDQKLSLYIAAPIAGTGNVLYGSLPYEAISAELTKIKIGENGYAFVIDKNGLTVIHPNEDDVSNPRDYFELAKKDPSYAPTAKIFKEMTSGKTGTGFSYYNGQRRLVGYVPLAGPEGWSVAVTTPLTQIEENMSYTLIMCVIAGLVLLLAAIAITRIFSKKITEPIVTATQRIERLARGELDEDIEPVRGKDESARLIMALQNTIHGLRSYIMDISNVLNAVAAKDLTVRSAVQYQGDFIPIQSALDQILDSLNNTLWNITQATDQVRSSSAQVALGGQNLAENSAEQAATTESLTNSLEMVSHHIQENAEHSLSMKNMTESALLETQHGDEEMHRLQQSMASIDASAKKIQSIIHIIDDIAFQTNILALNAAVEAARAGEAGKGFSVVADEVRELASKSADAAKQTTDLIHSTIESVKQGKQNTEQTADVFKKIVEQTSSVNTLVSRISESLESQASSVSELGEGMQKISMVTQANSATAEESAATSEELLSQMQMLKERVMEFQLTQS; from the coding sequence ATGAAGTACTTAAGAAACAAGCTTTTACTATTTATCTCTTTGCTGCTAATCTTTACGGTCATATTCCTGACCACCATTTCTTCGATTCTTTATTACCGAAGCTCCATGGCTGAGGCAAAGCAGAATTCGTCTTATCTGGCAGCAGCATATCAACAGGGGATCGATTCCGTCTTAAATATTTACCGCAATGAATTAAAAGTAACTGCATCAAAGAGCTTTTTAACAGATGGCAGAACATCAGATTCAGAAAAGAAACGTCTGCTGGATGAGGAGGCAGAAGCTTCAGGTTTTCATTACATAACAGTAGCGGATGCACAGGGAACCAATAACAAAGGGGACCAGATTGCAGACCAGGACTTTTTTACAGAAGCCCAAAAAGGAGTTGTCTATATTTCCGATCCGTTTTTAAATGAAGATCAGAAGCTGAGTCTTTATATAGCAGCCCCTATTGCCGGCACCGGAAACGTATTGTATGGATCTCTTCCTTATGAAGCCATCAGCGCCGAACTGACGAAAATCAAAATCGGTGAAAACGGATATGCCTTTGTTATTGATAAGAATGGACTGACTGTCATTCATCCGAATGAAGACGATGTATCCAATCCAAGAGACTATTTTGAACTGGCAAAAAAAGATCCATCCTATGCGCCTACCGCTAAAATTTTTAAGGAAATGACTTCCGGTAAAACAGGTACCGGTTTCAGCTATTATAACGGACAGCGCCGCCTGGTGGGATATGTTCCCTTAGCCGGGCCGGAAGGCTGGTCAGTTGCAGTCACCACGCCTTTGACACAGATCGAAGAAAATATGAGCTATACTCTGATCATGTGTGTGATCGCCGGGCTGGTTCTGCTTTTAGCAGCCATAGCTATTACCCGCATATTCTCCAAGAAGATCACCGAACCGATTGTGACTGCAACACAAAGGATTGAACGGCTGGCCAGGGGAGAACTTGATGAAGATATTGAGCCGGTGAGAGGAAAAGATGAAAGTGCACGGCTTATTATGGCCCTGCAGAACACCATCCATGGATTGCGGTCATATATCATGGATATCTCAAATGTGCTGAATGCCGTGGCGGCCAAAGATTTAACCGTAAGAAGTGCCGTGCAGTATCAGGGTGATTTCATTCCGATCCAGTCCGCCCTGGACCAGATCTTAGACTCTTTAAACAATACACTATGGAATATTACACAGGCAACGGATCAGGTACGTTCCAGCTCCGCACAGGTTGCGCTGGGCGGACAGAATCTTGCGGAAAATTCTGCGGAACAGGCGGCGACTACAGAGAGCCTGACCAATTCTCTGGAAATGGTATCTCATCACATTCAGGAGAATGCAGAGCATTCCCTGTCGATGAAGAACATGACAGAGTCAGCGCTTTTGGAGACTCAGCATGGAGATGAGGAAATGCATAGGCTGCAGCAGTCCATGGCGAGCATTGACGCTTCTGCAAAAAAGATCCAGAGTATCATTCACATCATTGATGATATCGCTTTCCAGACCAATATTCTGGCACTTAATGCAGCGGTGGAGGCAGCTCGTGCCGGTGAGGCAGGAAAAGGATTCTCCGTGGTAGCAGACGAAGTACGGGAGCTGGCTTCCAAAAGTGCGGATGCAGCGAAGCAGACGACTGATCTGATTCACAGCACCATTGAGTCTGTAAAACAGGGAAAACAGAATACAGAGCAGACTGCTGATGTGTTTAAGAAGATCGTAGAACAAACTAGTTCCGTTAATACGCTGGTGTCAAGGATATCTGAATCACTGGAGAGCCAGGCAAGCAGTGTCTCTGAACTGGGAGAGGGAATGCAGAAGATTTCCATGGTTACTCAGGCCAACTCAGCAACAGCAGAGGAGAGTGCGGCAACCAGTGAAGAACTTTTAAGTCAGATGCAGATGTTAAAAGAACGGGTTATGGAGTTTCAGTTAACACAGTCTTAG
- a CDS encoding diguanylate cyclase, with translation MQERVRLTEAIRKMRLRRPRKSMSIQNVTIVTFICLFLLSLVTIEKLVLNNWQSSITRETAGISEKMNQDVIEKMNSFFRVPVTANELGKKLIENKTIDFLNEKSRNSFFIGILESYEKEIYSFTYASVDGEYYGALRNNKGELELIKSNDETGGESWRCDINEDMTAGSLIRNTGTFDPRLQEWYQAAEKEKRPVFSPVYRDFIVNDLAVSVSCPVYDEEGALKGILGTHMLLSDIGDYLKNEGAGFKGYVSVIEKDSRNLIANSMGEDNYTVAGDGSLKRNTIDDLSLPAWKSSYEKYRKSQKTEFSWMEGETDWYSNVQEYRKAGLDWVIISVIPGSFFAAELNRNIGVSAELAVIAGALSICIFFLIIRRLYKPINGLLTIAENISAGNLEQRVEIVRNDEIGRISNVFNRLADNLLDMVKHLECIVELRTKELNKANEILRESQSQLQLILDTAAEAILGTDLNGRFTFCNKSCLRLLGYSKPEELLGSDMKFFADFLSPEKNGGERTGVLRRADGTCFDAEYRALPQLREGKQVGYVITFADITERKKGEEKIRFLSYHDPLTGLVNRRRFEQEMKKADTQQNQPVSLIFLDLNGLKLINDTFGHTAGDEFIVKVAQVLKKNCREGDVAARIGGDEFTMLLPRTSGEEAESIASRVKDQVSVEKVNMVSCSVAVGIGTKAKHWQKIERILETAENEMYKEKSISSINFGIHAINGIITSLHMKSPWEKKHSEEVSKLCERIGMAMELPETEIKKLRDGAYLHDIGKITLSESILEKTHEQLTEAEHEMMRQHPAIGYRILNLSQETLDLANGVYGHHECWDGSGYPKGLKGEEIPLISRILSVAEGYERILNRENNREAGKENALQAIINGSGQKYDPTIAELFVLIMKENK, from the coding sequence ATGCAGGAAAGGGTACGTTTAACCGAAGCGATCAGGAAGATGAGATTACGAAGACCACGAAAAAGCATGTCAATCCAAAATGTGACAATCGTCACATTTATCTGTCTGTTCCTTTTGTCCCTGGTGACTATTGAAAAACTTGTTTTGAACAATTGGCAATCTTCCATAACCAGAGAGACTGCCGGGATTTCTGAAAAGATGAATCAGGATGTGATTGAAAAGATGAATTCATTTTTCAGAGTTCCAGTTACGGCAAATGAACTAGGGAAAAAGTTGATTGAAAATAAAACCATTGATTTTTTAAACGAAAAGAGTCGCAACTCTTTTTTTATTGGCATTTTAGAATCTTATGAAAAAGAGATTTACAGTTTTACATATGCATCGGTTGATGGAGAATACTATGGGGCCCTAAGAAATAATAAGGGGGAACTTGAACTCATAAAAAGTAATGATGAAACTGGCGGAGAAAGCTGGCGCTGTGATATAAATGAGGATATGACAGCGGGGTCGTTGATACGAAACACAGGCACCTTTGATCCCAGGCTGCAGGAATGGTATCAGGCGGCTGAAAAAGAGAAGAGGCCTGTTTTTTCGCCAGTATACAGAGATTTCATCGTCAATGACCTAGCAGTGTCTGTTTCATGTCCTGTATATGATGAGGAAGGAGCGCTTAAGGGTATTCTAGGGACCCATATGCTTCTTTCCGATATTGGGGATTATCTGAAAAACGAGGGAGCCGGTTTCAAGGGCTACGTGTCTGTTATAGAGAAAGACTCCCGGAATTTAATTGCAAATTCCATGGGAGAGGATAATTATACCGTAGCTGGTGACGGATCACTGAAAAGAAATACGATCGATGACCTTTCCCTTCCGGCCTGGAAGAGCAGTTACGAGAAGTATCGTAAATCCCAGAAGACAGAATTCTCATGGATGGAGGGAGAAACGGACTGGTATTCGAATGTACAGGAATACCGGAAAGCAGGTCTTGACTGGGTCATTATTTCTGTGATTCCGGGAAGTTTTTTTGCTGCAGAACTGAACCGGAATATCGGGGTTTCGGCGGAACTGGCTGTTATTGCCGGCGCTCTTTCCATTTGTATTTTCTTCTTGATCATCCGAAGGCTTTATAAGCCTATCAATGGCTTACTGACCATTGCGGAGAACATTTCTGCAGGGAATTTAGAGCAAAGAGTGGAGATTGTAAGGAATGATGAAATAGGAAGAATATCCAATGTATTTAACCGCCTGGCAGATAATCTGCTTGATATGGTCAAGCATCTGGAATGTATTGTTGAATTGCGGACCAAGGAGTTAAATAAGGCAAATGAGATATTAAGGGAGAGTCAGTCCCAGCTTCAGCTCATACTGGATACCGCGGCGGAAGCTATATTAGGTACGGATTTAAACGGAAGATTCACATTCTGCAACAAAAGCTGTCTGCGCCTTCTGGGATATTCAAAGCCCGAGGAATTGCTGGGAAGCGATATGAAGTTTTTTGCGGATTTTCTTAGTCCTGAAAAGAATGGAGGGGAAAGAACCGGTGTGCTTAGACGGGCCGACGGTACCTGCTTTGATGCGGAGTACCGCGCTCTGCCCCAATTAAGGGAAGGTAAGCAAGTTGGGTATGTCATAACCTTTGCCGATATTACCGAGCGAAAGAAGGGGGAGGAAAAGATCCGCTTTTTAAGCTATCATGATCCTCTGACCGGATTGGTAAACCGGAGGCGTTTTGAGCAGGAGATGAAGAAAGCAGACACGCAGCAGAACCAGCCGGTTTCCCTGATATTTCTGGATTTAAACGGCTTAAAGCTCATCAATGATACCTTTGGGCATACGGCAGGAGATGAATTCATAGTTAAGGTCGCCCAGGTCTTGAAAAAGAACTGCCGGGAAGGGGATGTTGCCGCACGGATCGGCGGCGATGAATTTACGATGCTGCTTCCCCGCACGTCCGGGGAAGAGGCGGAGTCCATTGCTTCGAGGGTAAAAGATCAGGTTTCAGTGGAAAAGGTAAATATGGTGTCATGCAGTGTTGCGGTTGGAATTGGAACAAAGGCCAAGCACTGGCAGAAGATTGAGCGGATCCTGGAGACAGCAGAGAACGAGATGTATAAGGAGAAGAGCATTTCTTCCATAAACTTTGGAATTCATGCAATTAACGGCATTATCACTTCTCTTCATATGAAAAGCCCATGGGAGAAAAAACACTCAGAAGAAGTCAGCAAGCTGTGCGAAAGGATCGGCATGGCAATGGAGCTCCCTGAAACAGAAATTAAGAAACTGCGGGACGGAGCATACCTCCACGATATCGGTAAGATCACCCTGAGTGAGTCGATTCTTGAAAAGACTCATGAACAACTGACGGAAGCAGAACATGAGATGATGAGACAGCACCCGGCCATCGGATACCGCATCCTGAATCTGTCCCAGGAAACTCTGGACCTTGCCAACGGTGTGTACGGACATCATGAATGCTGGGATGGTTCCGGGTATCCCAAGGGTTTAAAGGGCGAGGAGATCCCGCTTATTTCCCGTATTTTATCTGTTGCAGAAGGGTATGAGAGAATCTTAAACCGGGAAAATAACCGGGAAGCGGGAAAAGAAAATGCGCTGCAAGCCATTATAAATGGTTCCGGACAAAAGTATGATCCAACGATTGCTGAATTGTTTGTACTCATCATGAAGGAGAATAAATAA
- a CDS encoding DUF2935 domain-containing protein, with the protein MITEQQYVILSLELNMFFGRIMKEHSLFLEAGFTPANPDFSKVADQYKQQFETILHNAVVLGNGIISPLVASSGEIVTDYTLGSEQKTQYFTGIAINQEITRLEEALYGEANPLITSTLVQQVSQLNALVRPMLEGLIGFKTGLLNDVLSCRMFTANYPLLIDHILREAKLYHSHLIALENRQNPEENLKETELFWDQIMMEHALFIRGLLDPTECDLINTANDFAGEYKDLMRAAMTATDMTIDSVTDTTLQKTEKYRDFKEAGTKGINECKIRSIILPLLADHVLRESNHYIRLLRQLS; encoded by the coding sequence ATGATTACTGAACAGCAATATGTAATTCTATCACTAGAGCTAAATATGTTTTTTGGACGCATCATGAAAGAACATTCCTTATTCTTAGAGGCCGGCTTTACTCCTGCCAATCCTGACTTTTCCAAAGTTGCAGATCAATACAAGCAGCAGTTTGAGACTATTTTACATAATGCTGTAGTATTGGGGAATGGCATTATCAGCCCACTTGTAGCGTCCTCCGGTGAAATCGTCACGGATTACACCCTTGGCAGCGAACAAAAAACACAATACTTCACCGGCATAGCCATCAATCAGGAGATCACAAGGCTGGAAGAAGCACTTTATGGTGAAGCCAATCCTTTGATTACTTCTACATTGGTACAGCAGGTAAGTCAGCTAAATGCCCTCGTCAGACCTATGCTGGAAGGACTTATCGGTTTCAAAACAGGATTATTGAATGATGTATTGTCCTGTCGTATGTTCACGGCAAACTACCCGCTGCTTATTGATCATATCTTACGTGAAGCCAAGTTGTATCATAGCCATTTAATCGCGCTGGAAAACCGGCAGAATCCAGAGGAAAACCTTAAAGAAACCGAGCTGTTCTGGGATCAGATCATGATGGAACATGCATTATTTATCCGAGGTCTGCTTGATCCAACGGAATGCGACCTCATAAATACAGCAAATGATTTTGCTGGGGAATATAAAGATCTAATGCGAGCGGCAATGACGGCTACTGATATGACCATTGACAGCGTAACAGATACAACCTTGCAGAAAACTGAAAAGTACCGCGACTTCAAAGAAGCGGGCACAAAAGGAATCAATGAATGCAAAATACGCAGTATTATTTTGCCTTTGTTGGCGGATCATGTGCTGCGTGAATCTAACCATTATATCCGGTTGCTTCGACAATTATCTTAA
- a CDS encoding HD domain-containing protein, whose product MEARKLLDALLVAEKLKDTTRHCYTSNGRHESVAEHSWMMTLMAFFMRDEFPEADMDKVIRMCIIHDLGECFTGDIPTFEKNQAHEQTEKNLLYNWVRSLPKEYEIEMRELYEEMAERKTVEAQIYKAIDGLEALIQHNMSDLSTWIPKEFELNLTYADDKVAFSDYLKSLRQAVLEDTIKKIDEVK is encoded by the coding sequence ATGGAAGCAAGAAAATTATTGGATGCATTATTGGTCGCTGAAAAGCTGAAAGATACAACTCGCCATTGCTATACTTCCAATGGCAGACACGAGAGTGTTGCGGAACATAGTTGGATGATGACCTTGATGGCTTTTTTTATGAGGGATGAGTTCCCTGAAGCTGACATGGATAAGGTTATCAGAATGTGCATTATTCACGACTTAGGAGAATGCTTTACTGGAGATATACCTACTTTTGAAAAGAACCAGGCCCATGAGCAGACCGAAAAAAATCTGCTATATAACTGGGTTCGTTCCTTACCGAAGGAATATGAAATAGAAATGCGGGAACTTTATGAGGAAATGGCAGAGCGTAAAACAGTTGAAGCTCAAATTTATAAAGCCATTGATGGCCTTGAAGCATTGATTCAGCATAATATGTCCGACTTATCTACTTGGATTCCGAAAGAATTTGAACTCAACTTAACCTACGCAGATGATAAGGTTGCGTTCTCCGATTACTTAAAATCTTTAAGACAAGCTGTTCTTGAAGATACCATTAAAAAGATTGATGAAGTAAAGTAA
- a CDS encoding GNAT family N-acetyltransferase codes for MVNKKNNQVVGSVGCSAYQNIHEIGITYFIDMNHRNYGYATEAIILFTKCFLKKYDVSKLIATIRTENVPSCKAIEKAGYELKETKMYKDINDTLEQQYNFYFF; via the coding sequence ATTGTAAATAAAAAGAACAATCAAGTAGTTGGTTCTGTCGGCTGTAGTGCTTATCAAAATATTCATGAAATTGGAATTACTTATTTCATAGATATGAATCATAGAAACTATGGTTATGCAACAGAAGCGATAATATTATTCACGAAGTGTTTTCTAAAGAAGTATGATGTAAGCAAATTAATTGCAACAATAAGAACGGAAAATGTACCATCATGTAAAGCTATAGAAAAAGCTGGGTATGAATTAAAAGAAACTAAAATGTACAAAGACATTAACGATACTTTGGAGCAGCAGTACAATTTTTATTTTTTTTAA
- a CDS encoding peptide-methionine (S)-S-oxide reductase, producing the protein MVETIYFAGGCLWGVQAFIKTLKGVINTQAGRVNGYSNTLEGEYDGYAECVKTEFDPEIVTVSQLMDYFFEIIDPYSVNKQGNDVGKKYRTGVYSKVPQHLEDAKNYITERADRNKIVVEVLPLMNYVKSADKHQDRLDRCPNDYCHIPKDLLHKYS; encoded by the coding sequence ATGGTTGAAACAATATATTTTGCAGGTGGCTGTCTATGGGGTGTACAAGCATTTATCAAAACACTAAAAGGTGTTATTAATACTCAAGCAGGACGAGTAAATGGTTATTCAAATACTCTCGAAGGCGAGTATGATGGTTATGCTGAATGCGTAAAAACAGAATTTGACCCTGAAATTGTAACTGTTTCACAACTAATGGATTATTTTTTTGAGATTATAGATCCTTACAGTGTGAATAAACAAGGTAATGATGTTGGAAAAAAATACCGCACAGGCGTATATAGTAAAGTGCCTCAACATTTGGAAGATGCCAAGAATTATATAACAGAAAGAGCAGATAGGAACAAAATTGTAGTGGAAGTTCTTCCACTAATGAATTATGTTAAAAGTGCTGATAAACATCAAGATAGATTAGATAGGTGTCCTAATGACTATTGTCATATTCCTAAAGATTTATTACACAAATATTCATAA